catttttacaaaacatctgcaagcagtgacAACAGTTTACGTTAGCAAGCTCACGTGAGATATTTCACAGTGGGGTAGTCTACTGGGTTTATTGTACTGGCATTTCCTGgctacagtgtgtgtatgtgtgtgtgtgtgtgagagagagagagagtacagcaaAAATGACATTAGGCTACATCATCTGCAGCTGGCCTCACAACTAATCTAAACTGAGTACTTAGAACTAGAAACACAGAAACGtttagcaaaaaagaaaaagaaaaaaaccccactaaaGTAGTATACAAAATGGATACGCCGGTCCAGGTCtcttaataaatctaaaacaGCGTAGGCCAGATGTGGCCTGCAGGCcagtagtttgagacccctggtctATTTTGAAAGGCATCTAGTCTGAGGCTACTGCAACAAGCATTTGATAAACCTACCACAGCAGTTTTTACACTAGACAGATAGAAGAAACCTGATATGTGTTGAAAGTGACAGAGATTGTAATTAGAGTTATATAAATTGTAATTACAGTTATATATATCTAATTACAATAAGTATTGTAATCAGATTAGTACTGCATATGACTAATTACAATAAGTATTGTAATTAGAGTCATATAAAATACTACAAAAAATACAGAATGATTTTATCATGTCTGTCCCTCCATTTCTTTTTTGTGCGCTCTCTGTTGCATAGTTCTGAGCAAAGGGTTGTATCCGGTCACTATAATAAGATCATTTTTTCCTCAGGGACATCTTAATAGGCTCTATTAATTAATTCACATTCACAATACTGTAACTTGCCCTTCTGCTGCTTGCTGTGAGGGCTCTGTCTTTGCCATTTGATACACAGACTAGCAGAATGAAAATGCTGAAATGAGATGTTACCGCAACTGTTGTATGTAATTGTGTGTGCCTCTGTGTGCTTTATATAGCTAGTGATGAGTTGGAAACAAGTGTTCTTCACATCAAGCATCATGATATGTTCACAACAGCTTCACACCTGCTAAAAAGAAGTGTTGTTTTCCTGTGTGGTTTTTTAACTGCTACCTGATGTGCATCTGAGTGTGCTTGTACATGCAATGATGCATCAATGCAAGTGCAGCATTGACAGTTGCAGCTATTGGCAGCTTTCTAAGATGCAAAGAGCAACATGTATCTTATCAACTGAAAATGAATGCAAATCTGTAGTATATTCCAGTGAAATCACGATTTATATATCCCTCAGTGTTTAAGGTCAATTGTCATGTGCTCTGCATTTTGGATTTGTGGACTTTAACAGTTAGAGTTGAACAGTCAAAACATAATAACAGATCATGGTGGTAATCTGATGGTGTAGATCAAGTAAACCGCACCACTGGAGTTTGACTTTCCCCTCATGCGGCACTTTTTAGAAAAAATCTAACCACGGGTGCTGTACCACTGACAGCTCAACCTTGTCATTATGCAAAAGTGTTAATTTAAGGTGGTAGAGGAaatgaagaaatggaaatggatgatccgctgtggcgacccctaacgggagcagccgaaagtagtagtagtagaggaaaCAAAGGTCGAGTCTGTAATTTAAAGTAAACTTTTATTCTTAATTCAGCCAGCAGTTTTAAATCCTCCCCGTAAGCTACAGTGCACTTTTTCCACGTCTTatggtttgaaaaaaaaatggttTGTATCGTACTGACTTGTTATATCTGCTGTCAGAATAATCCATACGACAGACACATCCCTGCTGTACAGCAAGCACTCCCAGAAGTCCAGCAATCAAGAAACCACTTAAAATCACAACACAATCACTACTGGGGCCAAGCTGATAGAAACACCGCAAAACAAGAAGTCCAGAATGTGTTTTCACAACAAATTGGCACTGTTATACTCTTTAAGTAAACTCCCAAGTTACATTGTCAACTAGGTGTTGACGTTGTGATGTGCAAAATGTCATTTAGGATGAGATCATGATGAGATTTTATGGCTGAAATTGTTTTGCTTTGCACAATTTTGTCACAGATCATCACAAGTACTAGCTGGGATGACACTGAAAATATTAAACTCGGTGCATCTCTCAGATTACAAACAAAGGTCATATCTTTTTAGTGGAGGTAGGGGAAAGCCACATCAAAAATTAACAAATAAACAACAAACTTTTCCATCACAGAACAAAACAGTAAGACTTGGACCCATTCAGAAAATGCAGGTAATAATAAACCAAACTGAGCCAAGTCTAATCCACAGTCTCAAGGTTCACTTACAGAGAAGCTTTCATGTTTTGTTTCTGGCAGAACCTGCCCAGGCAGTGTTTTTCTTACAACTCTGacattgtttcttcttcttcttcttcttcttcttttttttttaacagactgTAATGCTATCATGTACAGCTACTATTTCATCATAAGAAGCCAATAGGTAATCAAAATTGTGGTGTTTCTTGGGTAAAAATAGGGGGGAACTTGTCTTTATGACGTGTCATTCAGACCAGATTGACTTTgccttgggcggcacggtggcgcagtgggtagcgcggttgcctcacagcgggaaggtcctgggttcaaaccccggggtagtccaaccttggaggttatcccgggttgtcctctgtgtggagtttgcatgttctccccatgtccacgtgggtttcctccgggtgctccagtttcctcccatagtccaaagacatgtaggtcagatgaatcggccatactaaattgtccctgtgtgtgtatgtgtgtgtcagccctgtgatggactggtggcctgtccagggtgtctctccgcctgctgcccgatgactgctgggtagACTCCAGCATCttgcgaccctgattaggataagtggcttgggtaatgggtggatggatgacttTGCCTTTCTGGTGCAGGGTTTCACTCAGTGACTGACTTGATATCCAAGTCACGAACAAACAAAGCAGCCCATAACCACCACATGATGTGAACTAAATTGAAAATGGTGGCTTTGCATTAGCAATAAAAATTGACCCATTATGAACATATTGCCTGATAGCAGTAGTGTGAGGTTATACTTGCCCATGCTCTGGATATTAGCGTTAGCTTGTACACAAACAACACATGAAAACAGGCCGTGAATCGAATCCATACAGTGGAGAGGAATTCAAAAAGCAAAACCATATTAGGTACAGTACAACTGACAATCAAATGACACCGCATGAAGGAAAGAGAAATAAATAGCAAAGCAAGAATCCCTGAAACAGCAACAGAGTGAGGAAAAAATAGGAGACTATCCTTGTACAGCTCCCCGGTTGGTGTTCAAACCATGTGTAGTGGGAAAGGATCAACGTACGGTCATCTCCTTGGAGTCAAACATTTACTGCATCATTGCAACCCAGCTCTGGTTGTAGCCTCAGCTCAGGTCCCCAGGCACCAATCACGTTTATCCTCTGGCTCCATCTCTTAAGCAGGGAGATCTGTTCAGTGTCTGTGGCTGGAGCTCTGCTGACACACAAGATAAAAACAGAGCTCCTGAGGAACGATAGTGTATCCTCCAGCATGCTGAACTACACTGTGGTGCGGATCTGCATTACATCACCCTCACAGCATCAGCTCATCCACTTGTGCACTGTCTTTCCATAGATGGTCCATTATACACCCCCccaacactcaacacacacacatgcacacacacacacacacacacacacacacacacacacacacacacacacataaaccacaTAAActtctataaaaaaaaatttttttaaaagcaCACAAAAGGTCCAGAAACTACTGACGCTTTAATGTCCAACTTAAGCTGCTAGAGATAGCTGCATACATCTGAAATTGCCACTGCGGCTGGCAAAATTCCTCCTCCGCCCTCCTTCAGACATTGACGTTAACATTGGTGATGCAGGTGCTGACTTTTGCTCTCTCTGTGGGCGTGGACACAGTTGGAGCAAGAATCCGCTTGTTAGGAACCTTGGACGTCAGACTAAGGCAGGTGGCTGTGTTACAGGAGGTGCAGTGGGAGATCAGGGTGCCCCTCTGGACGTCACCCTCCCCGTCATCACGGCACTGGTGTGCAGGGCAGAGGTAGCCCTTCAGGTGCATGCGTACCTTGCTGTGCAGTGAGGCGTAGATGAAAGGGTTGTAGCAGGCTGAGCTCATGGCCACCAAGTGACAGCAGACCTGAAGGATATTTACGTAGCGTTTCCCGACGATGTGGAAGTCTGGGTCGAGGTCCAGCAACAAGTTCAGCACCTGAAGTACACGGTGACATCGGGATACATTTAAGTCGGTTAAAAGTGCATTATAACAAACAAAATAATTCTCAACTTGCACTTTTGTTGATTTAATTTTAAGAAGGTTGACTTGTAAGGTAACACAAAATTTACCAATATAATGACTCACTTTTTTTTTgattcccctcccctttttctccccaattgtattcagccaattacccaaatcttctgagccatcccggttgctgctccatccccctttttcaatctggggagggttgcagactgccatatgcctcctccaatacatgtggagtcaccagccgcttcttatgACTCAAGAAATGTAATTGACCAATCATTCCAGATCTTAATAAAttactgaaaaaaacaaaaaaacaacacaatgtAGCTTTAAACCATGCTGTACATCTTTAGTTtttgaaatttattttttttcaaagtaAAACACAACAAAATCAGCACAACCTTTTGTTTTCTAAGTAAACCACAATCAAATCGCTGTAACAATGGACGGTGTGTTAGTAAAGCTtgcaggattatcaaagaccccagccaccccaaccacAGACTGTTTCAGCTGCTGCCGTCCAGCAAGCGGTATCAGAGCCTCAAGGCCAGCAGGCTCTGGGGCTGCTTCTTCCACCAGTCAACTGGGCTTATGAAAAATAAACACTAATGGCCTGCTACCTACCTGTCTGTGatacgcacacaaatacacacacacagacacacacacgcacaattgcacacacacagatgtagctgggcatgcacaaacacatgcaaacaactacatatacatatgcagatttattaaggcagggcctaaacacacagcaccttacatacgctGCACactatttatattattattgtattgtattttttaGTACTATttttactgggtttttttttttttactattgttgctgcgATGTTGAGAAGCTGAAACACAAGAAGttgactctcttgctctctttcacactcttgctttcaaaccctaaaacacgctgcgccagaagtttgtccaccccaaggattgggtcccccggcacaaacagagcaatatagtgtacgctggtaagtgccaggaggattgccgtgacttgtacattggggaaactaaacagatgctggccaagaggatggcacaacacaggagagctaacacgtcaggccagaactccacagtctacacccatctacaggccagtggccactctctcaaggatgaggatgtgcacatccttgatagggaggaacgatggtttgaacgggtagtgaaagaggccatctatgtgaagagggaacccactatctctgaaccgggggggactaagagtacatctgtcaccatcctacaatggtgtgattgcaaccattctccaatcctctttgaatagtacacatggccattgaaactctaactagtggtcacacacatatttgcatatgaaacaggttgtaagttttggtcgttatgcatttatattgtttataagagtggggatgcctgcagtcagtttagactcaaGTTGTCACTTATGcgccttttccactacatggtacaggctcaactcgactcgcagagtgtcgttttccattaccgtaacagtaccccctcagtgtagctggtctgcattgattttggtacccgctccagtttttttggaacctcgacaaaggtggtaccagaaaagtggtaacagttaccaaaatgccagtactttccagtaatggaaaatgaaaaagttgaGTTGAGCtgctaccatgtagtggaaaaggggcattagatgagtggtgaaatgtatctgtcagtaaacgttgtgtccagatgaactgattcaaccttctctgattttcttacctggattattgagcatgcatcaagacatgcacTATCTTATACTTGTATAATGGgatgtaacaataaaggatcaTGAATCTTGAATAACCTTTGTCAAAGAcccaatctgtgatttatttgaccatgTAAAATGAGGTCTATTTACATCCATTATTGATGAGTTTCACTTACAGGTTTGAAATAAGCATTTTTCATCTTTCCCAACCTAATTGTAAACATGGGCCTGTTACTTAGTTCAATGTTTACGAACATCACCAATTTAGACAAATATTTTAAAGCATCAGAAAGCATTAAAAAACTGAGATTTGGTTGTTTTTCAGTGTAAGACCTTGCATTAAAAGACTTGTCAATCAATTTGGGGAGGATAGCAAGTTCCAATATGATGTTTTGTATTTTGATAGCAGGGCTGCCCTTTTGTTTGCATGGCCATGTACAAATTAATATGCACTATTATGTTCACAGTGGAATGATGAACAGAAACAAAACTAAGCAATATAATATGAGTCCAATTCCAGGTATACGCTTCTGTACACATAGTTGGTCAATGACAGGAAGCAACTATGTATTTGAGTTTTGAATAAGATAAGGAGAATAAGTGGAGCCAAAGGGGGATGCAGTGAAAAATATGTTCAGTGTGATGGAAATTGCAGAAATTGTCTTTATTATCTCTCCAATTAAAGTTTTTTCAAAAACCCATGTCCTAAACTCAAAGTTTAGAGGAAGTCATGGAAGGATGTGGCTGTTTACAGTTCCAGCTATGCAGAAATGTGAACTTCCATGGTCTTTTGAAAGGCTTTTTGCCTTTCTAGTGTTGATCTAAATTTTGAAATGTACACATTCATTCGGTCATCAGCATGACCAGTGACCAGGTCACTTCTTAACCTGTTCATGGTTCATTATGGCCATGAGGTAAATCATATAGACCATCTGTGTGATGATTGAAAATCATTTCAGTAGTTAAGGATCCGTACAGTGTTATGATTTCATGGGCTGTTAAGGCTTCATAGTTTTTCTCATTTCACCTCTGTGTGGTTTAGGATATAATAGCCAGTATCAATGAAGATGACAAACTTGATCTTTCTTCCCTTTCTACCTCCTAAAATCAAGAAGCTACTTAGAGAACATAGAGTTTGATAAGAAGTAAAGGACTAGATTGGGCCTGCTAAGAATGGCTTGAATATAAATCTGGATGTAAGATTAGCGCCAACACCCACCTGTAAGGGGAGCCAACAGAGGGCGAAGGCCAGCACGGATGCCACCAGCAGGGTGAAAgtcttcttcctcctctggcTCCAGCACTGCTGGCTGTGGGACGTCTCCCCGGGCAGAGTGTGTTGTTTCAGGCTAATGGTGATGGCGCAGTAGGATACACTGACCGACAGCAATGGTATCATGTAAGATGCGATGAGAATGAAGCAGGAGTAGAGCAGACGCAAATGGCCTTTATCAGGCCAGAATTCCTCACATACCACCAGGTTGATGCCACTGGGCCGCAGGTCCAGGTAGTGCGtgtggagagaggggggagtggcCAGAGCAAGCGATAAGAGccagacacacagagccactgcCCCACAACCCCACACCGAGATCCTCTCTCGCACTGGGTGAGCTGAGACAACCAGAAAAGAAGGATGAAGAAGAAAAGGATGAAGGATGACATATTTACTGTTAATATACAGTTAGCACTTATGTTGAGCATGTTTTGGCTGTATAAAGGTGTCTTTTTGCCATGCCAGTAAAGCAAACTGATTTGTACTgagctgaattgaactgaattgaattgaaatataGAGGCATAGAGACGTATAGTAGCATTTCAAATGGTTTAACACAACGAACAGGACTTTCAGCAAGCTGTGCCTTAACGGTATCTCTAAAATATAAAGAGCAAATCAATAGGATTGTTGAATGAGGCCAAATCCTTGTCCTACCAACAACTATGTAGCGATCCACAGCGATGGCAGTGAGGGAGAGCACTGATGCAAAGACTGTGGCACACTGCAGCAGCGGCACGAGGTGGCACAGGGGTCTCCCAAAAACCCAGCCATTGCTGTCAAAAGCATAGGACACCGTCAGCGGCACACAGCTCAGGCACATCAGCAGGTCACCAGCTGCCAGGTTCCCAATGAAGATGTTGGTGGCGTTGTGAAGCTTCTTGTCAGCCAAGATGCAGGCAAGGAGGAAAGTGTTGCCCACACCAGCCACTACCACTATGAGGCAGTAGAGAGGCAGGAAGAGAGGCTTAAAACGCAGTAGAAGCTCCATGCCTGAGAACATGTCCAAAGGGTCGCTGTGGTTGAGACCGCTCTCTCCTTGTCTTATTCCTCCCGTATCATGGCTGGTATTAGCAGGCCCACCCAGGTCCTCATTCACAAACACATCCATTTTTAAAAGAATGCCTGTCTTGCCGGTTCCTGCAGAAAACATCCCCCATTGAAACAGCTATGAATTTTCACGATAGTAGGTATCATTTCATATGGCGTGGCCAACCACAGATCAATCAGTAGTTGTTGACATGATAATGCCTCTCTCCAGGTAGAAGTAATGAAAAGTAAAGCTAGTCTGCCAGCAAGATAAACAAGCCAGTGCTTTCTGCTGACAATACATGAATCACTATGCTGCTTCTCAATTaagctgtgattttttttcttcttctgaaaTCAATACAAACAGAAAGAAGCCAAATGACATTACCATTATCTTTTACACTTATATTCTGTTAAACCTTCTAGTTTTCTATGATTGTTGATGGAGCTGTACATTAATTTGACATCGGAGCTGGGCCTACTCTCTCTTGTTTCCGGCTATGAGCACAGAAGTCAGTCTTTATTAGTACTAAACGTCAGCAAGACCCTCTGAGAACACGATATGCATGAGAGAAAAGGTCAGGTAACAGTGCAGGTTTGGTGGGAGTTTGCATATAAGGGTTACCATTGGTAAATAGTGATACCATAATGTTTATGACGGAAAGGAACCGCTAGGGGTCCTTTGGCCTTGGGAGGAAAATATACTTGCCTCTTGAAAATGCTATCATCATCAAAACTCTGCTACCAGACTACATTTTCATCATGCAAAATTGCTCTCATGTTTAGAGGGTTAATTTTTTTCTCCTGAATGAGTTGTTAAGGAGGTTAATTGCCCTAAAGAAACCTCTCTTAAATGCCACTTTATGCTAGTCCCGGAATctgtacacatccatccatccattatctgaaccgcttatcctgctctcagggttgcgtggatgctggagcctatcccagcagtcggggggggggggggatctttaaCTCTAATATCCGCAGGTGTATAATCTTGGTTTCCAAAATCAATTGGTATACGGATTTAATTTGTGTACATACAACATGGTGTGTGACAGGGAGAAAGGGTTTTTAAATGGTGTCTGTTCAAAGGCTGTCAGCTGAAAGACTCATCTTGCTTGGTAATGCCGTTGTCAGGGCCTCTGCAGATGCCATCCAAACCCAACAGCTAATTGCCGAGGCGTGATGGGAATTAAGAACCCTTAAAATGCAAATCAGAcagacagaaccccccccccatctctttctctttcttgcaTTCATATTGATCTCTTATCCCTGAATCCTTTCTATATCATGGCTTATCTGGCTTTATTTTTCAGCACTGCTCTCAGAGAGTGGCTCTTTGTCCAACTCGACTGCAAGTTCCCAACCTTCCCTCAGATGCTGATCACATCTTTTTCAACATTAGCTTTGTGTTCCCATCACGGGTGAGACACACAAAGAAAATTAGGTCAGAGGCAAGTTGACAGGACTCGGAAAAGGACAGCCTGCCTAATTAAGAGTGTTGTCAGAGTTGATGATAGGTGATCTTTATCTCGTCTTTCTTGCTTATCTGATTCAGCATGTATTAATGTTGGGAGCCTGCATATTCATCCCTTTATTGGCTAGAATATaattgaaggtttttatgtcaACTTGATTACTATGAAAAAAAATGATGTTGGTTCTGGTGCGGCTTTTCTCATCGATGGTTTCTACCACAGAATAAAAGTGGTCCATGTAGTTTGGTTTGTAAATCTCTAGAAAATCCTTATTTGATATGTACTACAAGTACAGCTTGTCATGTAATGATGAAACTAAACTGATAGAAACCTGGGAAACAGCGCACTGTACTctcaaaggttgttttttttttaatcttgagtTGGAAAATTCAGTTTGAGGTGAGAATATCAATTCCCGGTCTACTAGAATAACATCTTCTATCTATTTCTTCAGACCCTCTTACCAAAAAGGGTCAGTGCCATACTGATGGAAACAGCTTCATGGAAGGGAAAGCTTGGACATAATTCTGGAAAGCTCTTCACACTTGTAAATACAATATGTTGTGTTTGATCAAGTCAGTCGGTGACTATATATAGCATACATAATTTCATGTGTCAATCAGCAAAGTTATCACCAGTTATCCATACCAGAAGGTATGGATAACTGGATAAGGTGCAAAGTGAACATTTCTTTCTTTGACCGTGTGATATTTTTTAATAACAGAAAATAAAGCAATAGGATTTAACAGTAGATGAGCATGACTGCTCATCCATCAACCCACCTATTGTAGTATATACCCTCTAAATCCAATTCAGGGTTATGGTGACAAGCAATACTATTTCATGTTATGTCAAGAAATACTATTTCATGTCATATTCCACGTTCTTTTTTAAATTCATTTACCAGCCAATGGAATGAAAATggagcaaacattcccaaatacaGTGGAAATAAATAACTGTAtctgtatgcatgtgcatgtgtgtgtatttgcgcaTGAATGAATGCAACAGAGTGCTATAGATTGAACCCACCTATTCAGATGTTTGAAATGCAAGATATTGAAAATGTCTCTGTCTGATGGCTCCTCAGCTGTGCAAACAGGCTTCTTTTCCCATCCTCTCTTCTCGTCTCCCTCTTTCTTTGGTCTTTCCCCTCCTAGAGATCTCAGATATCTTGATAGGTGTGGTCTGAGGAAATGTACGGTCTAACAGTGGTAGTTTCACCTACAGATAGGGCGACAGTATCCCCTTAATCAacacagagagtgacagaaagaaagaagaaggagaGAGGGGACAGAGCAGCACAACCTCTCTCAAATCCTCAGAGTGCCCCCTCCTTCTCTTTTTTCATACTGCCCTCCCATCCATTTTAGTCTTTATTTtctgcttgcacacacacacacacacacacacacacacacacacacacacacacatacataaatacatacacacaatgGAATATGGAGGTCTCAGCTGTAACCTGTTATTTGCCCTGTGGGGCACTGGAGACTTTCCATTTGTCTGCTTTTCTGTTGTGTGAAAGCCCTCATTGCCTTTGATTCCAACCCTCCCTACCTGAGCATGGTGAAGTATTCATGGAGGCCATGAAAAGCTCCTGTCTATTTTGAGTAAAAGGTCACCACTCAAGAAAAAGACAGATAAATTACATCAAATTAAACTGTCGCAGCTTTCCTTTCCATTCAGCCTTAAACACAAAAGCCTGCTGCACAGGCTAAAAAAACGCGGCCACAACAAGCACAAACAAAtatgagcgcgcgcgcgcgcgcgcacacggacacacacacacacacacacacacacacacacacacacacacacacaacacacacaacaggaGAATCCAAACAGTGAAGTCCTCCTACTGGAAGAAATCAATCTTCTCTTTGTGAGGGTTTGATTACATCTCAGTCAGGTCATTCTTATGACAAAAAATGCGCCATCTCTCTACCATATTTTCCAGGTATTACTGTGCCCTCTCGATGTTGGTTCTGTACCAAATAACAGCACTTAAGAGCAGATAAAGGCCTGTATTTGACTACCATGGTTCTAAAAATGGCAAGAAGCTGACAGCTGGTCACAAAAACCTGCTGTGACTGTCTTCTCTTCACCTTCATGGATAAATTAGGAGACCAGTTCAGTACAAAATGTACTAATAGGTGGAGAAAGTTCAGTCAGGACACTCTTCCTGATCCAGCTGGCCTCAACTATGGCCTCAGCCATCATGTATTAACCATAAACCTAATCCCTGTTTAAGGAAAAAATAAAGGTAAAAGAGATAAAAGATCCATTTAAATGGATAAAGAGGTTGTTAGAAAAGGACAAAATAAAAACCATCTGAGTCTTCTCACTGAgtttcaacacagtccaatggggCAAATATTTAGGCCTTCAAAAACCATGATATATCTCCTTTTCAACAATGGGAATCTCACCTTATTGTACTGAGCTGTTTTCAAAGTCCGACTAATAAATGGATATTTTCTGCATCTATTGTTTTGATGTAAAAACTCCTCCAGCTCTCCACTCACCAAGGTCTGTGTGCCTTGTTGCTATGAATATTGGTAAGGTCGTCTTGAAGCTCAGGAGAATGGCAGTGCTTGCTGGACATGGTTTTGTGCTTGATGACCTGCTGTTTTGCTTTGTGTTCTTGATAAGCTATTAAAGGTCTACACAAcactatctgtgaatgttctcattcatccaggtcatagttgtccaaaggaattgaatcaagtgcaactggacttggttatatatccgtgaagacgtttcgcctctcatccaagaggcttcatcagaaaggcacgaactgatgaagcctcttggatgagaggcgaaacgttctATAGAATATCatagttattatatatatatatatatatatatatatatatatatatatatatatatatatacactaccgttcaaaagtttgggatcacattgaaatgtccatatttttgaaggaaaagcactgtactgttcaatgaagataactttaaactagttttaactttaaagaaatacactctatacattgctaatgtggtaaatgactattctagctgcaaatgtctggtttttggtgcaatatctacataggtgtatagaggcccatttcaagcaactatcactccagtgttctaatggtacaatgtgtttgctcattggctcagaaggctaattgatgattagaaaacc
This DNA window, taken from Lampris incognitus isolate fLamInc1 chromosome 7, fLamInc1.hap2, whole genome shotgun sequence, encodes the following:
- the si:dkey-202l22.3 gene encoding 7 transmembrane receptor domain-containing protein, yielding MDVFVNEDLGGPANTSHDTGGIRQGESGLNHSDPLDMFSGMELLLRFKPLFLPLYCLIVVVAGVGNTFLLACILADKKLHNATNIFIGNLAAGDLLMCLSCVPLTVSYAFDSNGWVFGRPLCHLVPLLQCATVFASVLSLTAIAVDRYIVVAHPVRERISVWGCGAVALCVWLLSLALATPPSLHTHYLDLRPSGINLVVCEEFWPDKGHLRLLYSCFILIASYMIPLLSVSVSYCAITISLKQHTLPGETSHSQQCWSQRRKKTFTLLVASVLAFALCWLPLQVLNLLLDLDPDFHIVGKRYVNILQVCCHLVAMSSACYNPFIYASLHSKVRMHLKGYLCPAHQCRDDGEGDVQRGTLISHCTSCNTATCLSLTSKVPNKRILAPTVSTPTERAKVSTCITNVNVNV